One segment of Leeia aquatica DNA contains the following:
- the xdhA gene encoding xanthine dehydrogenase small subunit: MEGEVRFLLNGVAHTLQAPQPTRTVLQYLREEAGCTGTKEGCAEGDCGACTVVLAEPDGDSVSLKAINACIQFIPTLHGKALYTVEALSDASGPLHPVQQAMVDCHASQCGFCTPGFVMSLFALYQNQPQAERSEVADCLSGNLCRCTGYRPIFDAAQRMYQLPRDTLDRRALRQQLDQLSAGESLHIERDGQHFHAPVSLDELAALRQAKPQARMLAGGTDVGLWVTKQFRELGDILYLGRVAELHTVSEQDGVLQIGAAVSLNDAFAALVRHYPQLQELHQRFASTPIRNAGTLGGNVANGSPIGDAMPALIALSTEVVLRGGTTTRNLPLEDLYLAYQKNAMQPGEFVQALRIPLPDARLFRAYKLSKRFDQDISAVMCGFALQLQDGMVQAARLAFGGMAATPKRAQAAEQALVGQHWGEDSVRLAMQALATDFQPLSDMRASAAYRLQAAQNLLYRFWLESSGNAPVSVLAWVKQQEASA; encoded by the coding sequence ATGGAAGGCGAAGTCCGCTTTCTGCTGAACGGGGTGGCGCACACGCTGCAGGCACCGCAACCCACCCGTACCGTTCTGCAGTACCTGCGTGAAGAGGCCGGCTGTACCGGCACCAAGGAAGGCTGCGCCGAAGGCGATTGTGGCGCCTGTACCGTGGTGCTGGCCGAGCCGGACGGGGACAGTGTGTCCCTCAAGGCCATTAACGCCTGTATCCAGTTCATCCCCACCCTGCACGGCAAAGCCCTGTATACCGTCGAAGCACTGAGCGACGCCAGTGGCCCACTGCACCCGGTGCAGCAGGCGATGGTGGATTGCCATGCCTCGCAGTGCGGCTTCTGCACGCCGGGCTTTGTGATGTCGCTGTTTGCCCTCTACCAGAACCAGCCGCAGGCCGAACGCAGCGAGGTGGCGGATTGCCTGTCCGGCAACCTGTGCCGCTGCACCGGCTATCGCCCGATTTTCGACGCCGCCCAGCGCATGTACCAGCTGCCGCGTGACACGCTGGACCGGCGCGCGCTGCGCCAGCAGCTGGATCAGCTGTCCGCCGGTGAGTCGCTGCACATTGAACGCGATGGCCAGCATTTCCACGCCCCGGTCAGTCTGGACGAGCTGGCCGCCTTGCGGCAGGCCAAGCCACAAGCCCGCATGCTGGCCGGTGGCACTGACGTCGGCCTGTGGGTGACCAAGCAATTCCGCGAGCTGGGCGATATCCTCTATCTGGGCCGGGTGGCCGAGTTGCATACGGTCAGCGAGCAGGATGGCGTGCTGCAGATTGGCGCGGCGGTCAGTCTGAATGACGCGTTCGCCGCGCTGGTGCGGCACTATCCGCAACTGCAGGAATTGCACCAGCGCTTCGCGTCCACCCCGATTCGCAATGCCGGTACCTTGGGCGGCAATGTCGCCAATGGTTCACCGATCGGCGATGCCATGCCCGCACTGATCGCGCTGTCCACCGAAGTGGTGTTGCGCGGTGGGACCACCACACGCAACCTGCCGCTGGAAGACCTCTATCTGGCCTACCAGAAGAACGCCATGCAGCCGGGCGAATTTGTGCAGGCACTGCGCATCCCCTTGCCGGATGCCCGCCTGTTCCGTGCCTATAAACTCTCCAAGCGCTTCGATCAGGACATTTCAGCCGTCATGTGTGGCTTTGCGCTGCAATTGCAGGACGGCATGGTGCAGGCGGCACGGCTGGCTTTTGGCGGCATGGCCGCCACGCCGAAGCGGGCGCAGGCTGCCGAGCAGGCCTTGGTCGGGCAACACTGGGGTGAAGACAGTGTTCGCCTTGCGATGCAGGCGCTGGCGACCGATTTTCAGCCGCTGAGTGACATGCGCGCCAGTGCCGCCTACCGCCTGCAAGCGGCGCAGAACCTGCTGTACCGCTTCTGGCTGGAGAGCAGCGGCAATGCGCCGGTCAGCGTGCTGGCCTGGGTCAAACAACAGGAGGCCTCCGCATGA
- a CDS encoding ureidoglycolate lyase: protein MDHVRPLRVEPLSRAAFAPFGDVIELAGARHYPINGGSCERYHDLAQVDVAEQGGRPLINVFRGQARDLPITISMMERHPLGSQAFLPLGETEYLIVVAPPGELDPAAVCAFLSTGWQGVNYHRGVWHHPLLALHHTSDFIVVDRGGQGHNCDEVALAEPWQIDLSMLQAARAAQTEQN from the coding sequence ATGGACCACGTGCGCCCCCTCCGGGTTGAACCGCTCAGCCGCGCGGCGTTTGCGCCGTTTGGCGATGTGATCGAGCTGGCAGGCGCTCGGCATTACCCGATCAATGGTGGCAGCTGCGAGCGCTACCATGATCTGGCGCAGGTCGATGTCGCCGAGCAGGGTGGCCGACCGTTAATCAATGTGTTTCGCGGCCAGGCCCGCGACCTGCCGATCACCATCAGCATGATGGAACGGCACCCGCTTGGCAGCCAGGCTTTCCTGCCGCTGGGCGAAACGGAGTATCTGATTGTGGTGGCACCGCCGGGTGAGCTGGATCCCGCGGCGGTGTGCGCCTTCCTGAGCACAGGCTGGCAGGGGGTGAACTATCACCGGGGGGTATGGCATCACCCGCTGCTGGCCTTGCACCACACGTCCGACTTCATCGTCGTTGACCGTGGTGGCCAAGGACATAACTGCGACGAAGTCGCGCTGGCTGAGCCGTGGCAGATTGATCTGTCCATGCTGCAAGCGGCGCGTGCGGCGCAAACCGAGCAAAACTGA
- the alc gene encoding allantoicase — MAAVQFDPNAPAFVRQFINLAHPKLGAAGLFATDEFFAPLSRMLNPEPAQFIPGKYDDHGKWMDGWETRRKRSNGHDWAIVQLGLPGVIHGVDIDTSHFTGNYPPAASIDACRCEGTPDDSTVWQEILPSTNLQGNSHHYLAVASREAWTHLRLNIYPDGGVARLRVYGEPACDWAGRDRSALYDLVAAENGGRPVAWNDAHFGAPHNLLMPGRGENMGDGWETRRRREPGNDWCIIALGHPGVIEQIEVDTCHFKGNYPDRCSIQAGYITGGTESSLITQSMFWPVLLPEQKLSMDAQHYFSSEIAKLGPVTHVRLNIIPDGGVSRLRLHGKLAVR, encoded by the coding sequence ATGGCCGCTGTACAGTTTGACCCGAATGCCCCTGCCTTCGTCCGGCAATTCATCAATCTGGCGCACCCCAAGCTGGGCGCGGCCGGGCTGTTTGCCACCGATGAGTTCTTTGCGCCGCTGTCGCGCATGCTGAACCCGGAGCCGGCGCAGTTCATTCCCGGCAAGTACGACGACCACGGCAAGTGGATGGATGGCTGGGAAACCCGACGCAAACGCAGCAATGGTCACGACTGGGCCATCGTCCAGCTCGGCCTGCCGGGGGTGATTCACGGTGTGGACATCGACACCAGCCACTTCACTGGCAACTACCCGCCCGCCGCGTCGATCGACGCCTGCCGCTGCGAAGGTACACCGGATGACAGCACGGTATGGCAGGAGATCCTGCCGTCGACCAATCTGCAGGGCAATAGCCATCACTACCTGGCGGTCGCCAGCCGCGAGGCGTGGACCCATCTGCGGCTGAACATTTACCCGGATGGCGGCGTGGCCCGCCTGCGGGTGTATGGCGAACCCGCCTGTGACTGGGCCGGGCGTGATCGCAGTGCGCTGTACGATCTGGTGGCCGCAGAAAATGGTGGCCGTCCGGTGGCGTGGAACGACGCCCACTTTGGTGCGCCGCATAACCTGCTGATGCCGGGGCGTGGCGAGAACATGGGTGACGGCTGGGAAACCCGCCGCCGCCGCGAGCCGGGCAACGACTGGTGCATCATCGCGCTGGGTCACCCCGGCGTGATCGAACAGATTGAAGTGGACACCTGCCACTTCAAGGGCAACTACCCGGACCGCTGCAGCATCCAGGCCGGTTACATCACTGGCGGCACCGAAAGCTCGCTGATCACGCAGAGCATGTTCTGGCCGGTACTGCTGCCGGAGCAGAAGCTGAGCATGGACGCGCAGCACTATTTCAGCAGTGAAATTGCCAAGCTGGGGCCGGTAACGCATGTGCGCCTCAACATCATCCCCGATGGCGGGGTGAGCCGCCTGCGCCTGCACGGCAAGCTGGCGGTGCGCTGA
- the uraD gene encoding 2-oxo-4-hydroxy-4-carboxy-5-ureidoimidazoline decarboxylase — MNPPYSLTALNHADLGAFVSLLGGVFEHSPWVAEGAWHRRPFVSVDDLHQKMCEVMWSADPVRQRALICAHPELAGKAAIRGELTADSTREQSGAGLTQCSPEEYARLQDLNQAYRDKFGFPFILAVKGWQRAEIIEQFAARLAQDEEQEFAECLRQIARIAQFRLSDLVKE, encoded by the coding sequence ATGAACCCACCGTATAGCCTGACCGCACTGAACCATGCTGACCTTGGCGCGTTTGTCTCGCTGCTGGGCGGCGTGTTCGAGCACTCACCGTGGGTGGCTGAAGGTGCCTGGCACCGGCGGCCTTTCGTCAGCGTGGATGACCTGCACCAGAAAATGTGCGAGGTGATGTGGTCGGCTGATCCGGTTCGCCAACGCGCGCTGATCTGCGCCCACCCGGAGCTGGCGGGCAAGGCCGCCATCCGTGGCGAGCTTACTGCGGATTCAACCAGGGAGCAGTCCGGCGCCGGGCTGACCCAGTGCAGCCCGGAAGAGTATGCGCGCCTGCAAGACCTGAACCAGGCCTACCGCGACAAGTTTGGCTTCCCCTTCATCCTGGCGGTGAAGGGCTGGCAGCGGGCGGAGATTATTGAGCAGTTTGCTGCGCGGCTGGCGCAGGATGAGGAACAGGAATTTGCAGAATGCCTGCGGCAGATTGCCCGTATCGCGCAATTCCGCCTCAGTGATCTGGTGAAGGAATAA
- the puuE gene encoding allantoinase PuuE: MQIDPNYPRDLIGYGRSVPQADWPGQARVALQFVLNYEEGGENCVLHGDPASETFLSEIIGAAAFSNRHMSMESIYEYGSRAGVWRILNEFERRGLPLTIFGVSMALARHPELTRAFVEGGHEIACHGLRWISYQNVDVETERAHMQEAVEIIRKLTGDAPLGWYTGRDSPQTRQLVVEHGGFLYDADSYADDLPYWVQVAGKPHLVVPYTLDSNDMRFAAAQGFNSGEQFYQYLKDAFDVLYAEGETAPKMLSIGMHCRLLGRPARFRALQRFLDYVQSHDRVWICRRVDIARHWIARHPAPELA, translated from the coding sequence ATGCAGATCGACCCGAACTACCCGCGCGACCTGATCGGCTATGGCCGATCGGTGCCTCAGGCCGATTGGCCTGGCCAGGCACGGGTGGCGCTGCAGTTCGTCCTCAACTATGAGGAGGGCGGCGAGAACTGTGTACTGCATGGCGACCCGGCGTCCGAGACCTTCCTGTCCGAGATCATTGGTGCGGCCGCTTTCAGCAACCGTCATATGAGCATGGAGTCGATCTACGAGTACGGCTCACGTGCCGGGGTGTGGCGCATCCTCAATGAATTTGAGCGACGCGGCCTGCCGCTGACCATTTTTGGTGTGTCGATGGCGCTGGCGCGGCATCCGGAGCTGACCCGCGCTTTCGTTGAAGGCGGTCACGAGATTGCCTGTCACGGCCTGCGCTGGATCAGCTATCAGAATGTGGACGTGGAAACCGAGCGCGCCCATATGCAAGAGGCGGTTGAGATCATCCGCAAGCTCACTGGCGACGCGCCACTGGGCTGGTACACCGGGCGCGACAGCCCGCAGACCCGCCAGCTGGTGGTCGAACACGGTGGTTTCCTTTACGACGCCGATTCCTACGCTGACGATCTGCCATACTGGGTGCAGGTGGCCGGCAAGCCGCATCTGGTGGTGCCGTATACGCTGGACAGCAATGACATGCGCTTTGCCGCCGCGCAAGGCTTCAACAGTGGCGAGCAGTTCTATCAGTATCTGAAGGACGCCTTTGACGTGCTGTATGCCGAAGGTGAAACCGCGCCGAAAATGCTGTCCATCGGCATGCACTGCCGCTTGCTGGGCCGTCCGGCCCGTTTTCGCGCGCTGCAGCGTTTTCTGGACTATGTACAGTCGCACGACCGGGTGTGGATCTGCCGCCGGGTCGATATTGCCCGGCACTGGATCGCCCGGCACCCGGCTCCGGAGCTGGCATGA
- a CDS encoding GntR family transcriptional regulator produces the protein MSEEELYQEIFDAIMSRQLPPGTKLTEVTLCEIFGVKRNALRKVLTQLASKKMVELHFNRGAFVATPTVDEARDTFEVRRVLETAVVAKMAGQSPKPQLGTLRNLVKEERQCFHDKDYPGWVRRSLDFHNRLVELSGNQVMVEYVQNLVLRYPLISALYDPRSSNCCSFDEHDAILDAIESGNATLAVQCMTSHLGMVEHKLNLMGAEPAVSLEHVFRSRTVQTQPD, from the coding sequence ATGAGTGAAGAAGAACTGTACCAAGAGATATTTGACGCGATCATGTCGCGCCAGTTACCCCCCGGCACCAAGCTGACCGAGGTGACACTGTGCGAGATCTTCGGCGTCAAGCGCAATGCGCTGCGCAAGGTGCTGACGCAGCTCGCCAGCAAGAAAATGGTGGAGTTGCATTTCAACCGCGGCGCGTTTGTCGCGACGCCCACAGTGGATGAGGCGCGCGACACGTTTGAAGTGCGCCGGGTGCTGGAAACCGCCGTGGTGGCCAAGATGGCCGGGCAATCGCCCAAACCGCAACTGGGCACGCTGCGGAATCTGGTCAAGGAAGAGCGGCAATGCTTCCACGACAAAGACTACCCGGGCTGGGTACGCCGCTCGCTGGATTTTCATAACCGGCTGGTGGAATTGTCGGGTAACCAGGTGATGGTGGAATACGTGCAGAACCTGGTGCTGCGCTACCCGCTGATTTCGGCGCTGTACGACCCGCGCAGCAGTAACTGCTGCTCGTTTGATGAACACGATGCCATTCTCGATGCCATCGAGAGCGGCAATGCCACGCTGGCGGTGCAGTGCATGACCTCGCACCTCGGCATGGTGGAGCACAAGTTGAACCTGATGGGGGCCGAGCCTGCCGTGTCGCTGGAACATGTGTTCCGCAGCCGCACCGTGCAGACCCAGCCAGACTGA
- the uraH gene encoding hydroxyisourate hydrolase: MGRLTTHILDTAAGLPGKDIRIELYTISGTARRLLRETRSNDDGRCDSPLLEGEAFQTGIYELVFHAGDYFAARGTPLPEPRFVDQVVLRFGIADTDSHYHVPLLVSPWSYSTYRGS, encoded by the coding sequence ATGGGTCGCCTGACCACGCACATACTGGATACCGCCGCCGGGCTACCGGGCAAGGATATCCGCATCGAACTCTACACCATTAGCGGTACGGCGCGTCGCCTGCTGCGCGAAACCCGCAGCAACGACGATGGCCGCTGCGATAGCCCGCTGCTGGAAGGTGAGGCGTTCCAGACCGGGATTTACGAGCTGGTGTTTCACGCGGGCGACTACTTTGCGGCACGCGGTACCCCGCTGCCGGAGCCCCGCTTTGTCGATCAGGTGGTGCTGCGCTTTGGCATCGCCGACACTGACAGCCACTACCACGTACCGCTGCTGGTCAGCCCGTGGAGCTACTCAACCTACAGGGGAAGCTGA
- a CDS encoding urate hydroxylase PuuD: protein MEGYLLEWANLLLRWLHLIVGIAWIGSSFYFVWLDNSLRPPKDADLKARGVDGELWAVHGGGFYNPQKYLLAPKHLPDELHWFKWESYSTWLTGFLLISVLYYLQAGTYMVDKNVADLSPQQAVLIGLGTLAGGWLVYDTLCRLFFNRSQLLFGVVYYAFVVFVTWLLTHLLSGRAAFIHVGAMIATTMTANVFFWIIPGQKKVVAMLKRGEQPDPVYGKRGKQRSVHNNYLTLPVLFCMISNHYAFTYNHPQAWLVLALIFLAAVLIRHFFNLRHKGVVAWHYPLAGIILLLGVLLWLRPVSSVAVPATPAAAAGPNYAEVRQILQLRCASCHAAAPTQPGFASAPAGVKLDSDADIQRNLARIQQQAVVLKAMPLGNLTGMTDAERTLLKTWFAAGAKMQ from the coding sequence ATGGAAGGCTATCTGCTGGAATGGGCCAACCTGCTGCTGCGCTGGCTGCACCTGATTGTGGGCATCGCCTGGATCGGCTCGTCCTTTTACTTTGTCTGGCTGGACAACAGCCTGCGCCCGCCCAAGGATGCAGACCTGAAAGCACGCGGTGTCGATGGTGAGCTGTGGGCGGTGCACGGCGGCGGCTTCTACAACCCGCAGAAGTATCTGCTGGCACCCAAGCACCTGCCGGACGAGCTGCACTGGTTCAAATGGGAAAGCTACAGCACCTGGCTGACCGGCTTCCTGCTAATTTCGGTCTTGTACTACCTGCAGGCCGGGACCTATATGGTGGACAAGAACGTGGCCGACCTCAGCCCGCAGCAGGCGGTACTGATTGGCCTCGGCACGCTGGCCGGGGGCTGGCTGGTGTACGACACGCTGTGCCGCCTGTTCTTCAACCGCAGCCAGTTGCTGTTTGGCGTGGTGTATTACGCCTTTGTGGTATTCGTGACCTGGCTGCTGACCCACCTGCTGTCGGGGCGCGCCGCCTTCATCCATGTCGGCGCCATGATCGCCACCACCATGACCGCCAATGTGTTCTTCTGGATCATTCCCGGTCAGAAGAAAGTGGTGGCCATGCTCAAGCGGGGTGAACAGCCCGACCCGGTATACGGCAAGCGCGGCAAGCAGCGCTCGGTACACAATAATTACCTGACGCTGCCGGTGCTGTTCTGCATGATCAGCAACCACTACGCTTTCACTTACAACCATCCGCAGGCATGGCTGGTGCTGGCGCTGATCTTCCTCGCCGCCGTGCTGATCCGCCACTTCTTCAACCTGCGCCACAAGGGCGTGGTGGCGTGGCACTACCCGCTGGCGGGTATCATCCTCCTGCTGGGGGTACTGCTGTGGCTGCGCCCGGTGTCTTCGGTGGCCGTGCCAGCTACCCCTGCTGCCGCTGCGGGCCCAAACTATGCTGAGGTTCGCCAGATCCTGCAACTGCGCTGTGCCAGCTGCCATGCTGCCGCTCCCACCCAGCCCGGCTTTGCCAGCGCCCCTGCTGGCGTGAAGCTGGATAGCGACGCTGACATCCAGCGCAATCTGGCGCGCATCCAGCAGCAAGCGGTGGTGCTGAAAGCGATGCCGCTGGGCAACCTAACTGGCATGACCGATGCCGAGCGCACCCTGCTGAAAACCTGGTTTGCCGCAGGCGCCAAGATGCAGTGA
- a CDS encoding carbohydrate kinase: MSDLSPRQRILQLIQHNPYLSQQELAEQTGLSRSAVAGHIASLTRERRILGRAYVLPEQRPVVCIGGANIDRKVRTLGPLQMGTSNPVEVEETFGGVGRNVAENLARLGAPTHLITAVGQDPAGEALLSHLHSLGVDTRGSLQQAHASSGTYTAVLDDHGEMVLALAHMQLCDALTPTLLQQCSAQRAAAALTVLDLNLPADSVASLLYAAREDAVPLVVVAVSIPKMARLPADLRGIRLLILNRGELESRVGRPLPDLPALEVACQQVQQQGVQDLIVTLGADGVVHTHDQGLLHLPAPQVPVRDVTGAGDAFSAAVCWSLHQQPDDLTLACRRGLTLSALTVQCNSTVYPDLTPASLMDLLA, encoded by the coding sequence ATGAGTGACCTCTCACCGCGGCAACGCATCCTGCAGTTGATCCAGCACAACCCCTATCTGTCGCAGCAGGAGCTGGCCGAGCAGACCGGGCTCTCGCGCTCGGCGGTGGCCGGGCATATTGCCAGCCTGACCCGTGAGCGGCGCATCCTCGGTCGCGCCTATGTGCTGCCGGAGCAGCGCCCGGTGGTGTGCATTGGCGGTGCCAATATCGACCGCAAGGTACGTACACTGGGGCCGCTGCAAATGGGCACCTCCAATCCGGTTGAGGTAGAAGAAACCTTTGGTGGCGTCGGGCGCAATGTGGCCGAAAACCTGGCCCGGCTGGGCGCCCCCACCCATCTGATCACGGCGGTCGGGCAGGACCCGGCCGGTGAAGCCCTGCTCAGCCACCTGCACAGTTTGGGTGTGGACACCCGTGGCAGCCTGCAACAAGCCCATGCCAGCAGCGGTACTTACACGGCCGTGCTGGATGACCATGGTGAGATGGTGCTGGCCCTGGCACATATGCAGCTGTGCGATGCGCTGACCCCGACGTTGCTGCAACAGTGCAGCGCCCAGCGCGCCGCCGCCGCGCTGACCGTGCTGGACCTCAACCTGCCTGCCGACAGCGTAGCCAGCCTACTATACGCGGCAAGGGAAGATGCGGTGCCGCTGGTGGTGGTGGCTGTTTCCATTCCCAAAATGGCGCGCCTGCCTGCCGACCTGCGCGGTATCCGCCTGCTGATCCTCAACCGCGGCGAGCTGGAAAGCCGCGTCGGCCGCCCGTTACCCGATCTGCCCGCGCTGGAAGTCGCCTGCCAGCAGGTACAACAGCAAGGCGTGCAGGACTTGATTGTGACCCTCGGCGCTGACGGCGTGGTGCACACCCACGACCAAGGTCTGCTCCACCTGCCTGCACCGCAGGTGCCGGTGCGCGATGTCACCGGCGCGGGCGATGCCTTTTCGGCAGCGGTGTGCTGGTCGCTGCACCAGCAGCCGGACGACCTCACCCTCGCCTGCCGCCGTGGCCTGACCCTGTCTGCGCTGACCGTGCAATGCAACAGCACGGTCTACCCCGATCTGACCCCCGCCAGCTTGATGGACTTGCTGGCCTGA
- a CDS encoding pseudouridine-5'-phosphate glycosidase: MQDYLVFSAEVAAARASGKPVVALESTIISHGMPYPQNVQTAREVEQIIRDHGAVPATIAIIDGKIRIGLSDDELEQFGNTPGVLKVSRRDLPYVLTSGKLGATTVAATMICAALAGIEVFVTGGIGGVHRGAETSFDISADLQELAQTSVAVVCAGAKSILDLPLTLEYLETHGVPVISVGQDAFPAFYTRDSGLKADFRLDSAAEQAAFIRAKWQLGLRGGVVVSNPVPEAEAMPKAEIDAITQQALSEAAQQGISGKAVTPFLLARIKELTGGRSLATNIALVKHNAVVGSQLAVALHKG, translated from the coding sequence ATGCAGGATTATCTGGTTTTCTCAGCCGAAGTCGCCGCCGCCCGTGCCAGCGGCAAGCCGGTAGTGGCGCTGGAATCGACCATCATTTCGCACGGCATGCCTTACCCGCAAAACGTGCAGACCGCGCGTGAAGTCGAGCAGATCATTCGCGACCACGGCGCGGTACCGGCGACCATTGCCATCATCGACGGCAAAATTCGCATTGGCCTCTCCGACGACGAGCTGGAGCAATTCGGCAATACCCCCGGCGTGCTGAAAGTGAGCCGCCGTGACCTGCCTTATGTGCTGACCAGCGGCAAACTGGGCGCAACCACGGTGGCCGCCACCATGATTTGCGCGGCACTGGCCGGCATCGAAGTGTTCGTGACCGGCGGCATCGGTGGCGTTCACCGTGGTGCAGAAACCAGCTTTGACATCTCGGCGGACCTGCAAGAGCTGGCGCAGACCTCGGTGGCGGTGGTGTGTGCCGGGGCCAAGTCCATTCTGGACCTGCCGCTGACACTGGAATACCTGGAAACCCACGGTGTGCCGGTGATCAGCGTGGGGCAGGATGCCTTCCCCGCCTTCTATACCCGCGACAGTGGCCTCAAAGCCGACTTCCGTCTCGACAGCGCAGCCGAGCAAGCCGCCTTCATCCGCGCCAAGTGGCAGCTGGGCCTGCGCGGTGGCGTGGTGGTCAGCAACCCGGTGCCGGAAGCCGAAGCAATGCCCAAGGCCGAGATTGATGCCATTACCCAGCAGGCATTGTCTGAAGCCGCCCAGCAAGGCATCAGCGGCAAGGCAGTCACCCCGTTCCTGCTGGCCCGCATCAAGGAGCTGACCGGTGGCCGCAGCCTTGCCACCAATATTGCACTGGTCAAGCACAATGCGGTGGTGGGCAGTCAGCTGGCGGTTGCCTTGCATAAAGGTTAA
- a CDS encoding inositol monophosphatase family protein translates to MQSHPMLNTAVKAARRAAGIITRASRNLDTLTVQHKQPNDLVSEVDRAAEAAIIETILDAYPHHAILAEESGVTGESDYQWIIDPLDGTTNFLHGFPHYCISIALQHKGQITQAVVYDPNRNHLFTASRGGGAYLDNRRIRVSRRLQLSEALLTTGFPYRDFSNLDSYFAMLKDFTTKARAIRRPGSAALDLAHVAAGWFDGFWEYGLSPWDIAAGVLLVQEAGGLVADFHGGEDYMQSGNVVAGTPRVFGQMMQVITPHLPKPVDPDSFAAGN, encoded by the coding sequence ATGCAATCGCATCCCATGCTCAATACGGCGGTGAAGGCCGCCCGTCGCGCTGCTGGCATCATTACCCGCGCCAGCCGCAATCTGGATACCCTGACGGTGCAACACAAGCAGCCGAATGATCTGGTCAGTGAAGTGGATCGTGCTGCCGAAGCTGCCATCATTGAGACCATTCTGGATGCCTACCCGCATCACGCCATTCTGGCGGAGGAAAGCGGCGTCACTGGGGAGTCGGACTACCAGTGGATCATCGACCCGCTCGATGGCACTACCAACTTCCTGCACGGTTTCCCGCACTACTGCATCTCCATTGCCCTGCAACACAAGGGGCAGATCACCCAGGCGGTGGTGTACGACCCCAACCGCAACCACCTGTTTACCGCCAGCCGGGGTGGCGGTGCCTATCTGGACAACCGCCGTATCCGCGTCTCGCGCCGCCTGCAACTGAGCGAAGCACTGCTGACCACCGGTTTCCCCTATCGTGATTTCAGCAATCTGGACAGCTACTTTGCCATGCTGAAGGATTTCACCACCAAGGCACGCGCGATTCGCCGCCCGGGGTCGGCCGCGCTGGACCTCGCCCATGTGGCCGCGGGCTGGTTTGATGGCTTCTGGGAGTACGGTCTGTCGCCGTGGGATATTGCCGCCGGTGTGTTGCTGGTACAGGAAGCCGGTGGTCTGGTGGCCGATTTCCACGGTGGTGAAGACTATATGCAGTCGGGCAATGTGGTGGCGGGCACCCCGCGCGTGTTTGGTCAGATGATGCAGGTGATTACCCCGCATCTGCCGAAGCCGGTAGACCCGGACAGCTTTGCCGCAGGCAACTGA
- a CDS encoding RNA methyltransferase, with protein sequence MKSIIADLDLQPDAALTPIRVVLSHTSHPGNIGATARAMKNMGLNQLVLVNPRHFPDDEATSRASGAVDVLEQAQVVDSLQAGLQGATVVAALTSRRRELGPELVDAREAAQRLTVASQRGETVALVFGNETNGLSIDELQQCNLLVTIPTNPHYSSLNLAQAVQVLTYECRMAVNRSLANVEEHHPLASHEAVEQFYQHLEAALIDIGFLNPKHPKRLMPRLRRLFGRKQLEKEEVDILRGIVRAMREGRGSDGLEQ encoded by the coding sequence ATGAAATCCATCATTGCCGACCTTGACCTGCAACCCGATGCGGCCCTGACACCCATCCGCGTCGTCCTCTCCCATACCTCCCATCCCGGTAATATTGGCGCGACCGCTCGTGCCATGAAAAACATGGGGCTGAACCAGCTGGTGCTGGTCAACCCCAGGCATTTTCCCGATGATGAAGCCACCTCCCGTGCCAGCGGCGCGGTGGATGTGCTGGAGCAGGCACAGGTGGTGGATAGCCTGCAGGCAGGTTTGCAAGGAGCGACGGTCGTCGCCGCACTCACCAGCCGCCGCCGTGAGCTGGGGCCGGAGCTGGTGGACGCCCGCGAAGCCGCGCAGCGTTTGACCGTAGCCAGCCAGCGCGGCGAGACGGTGGCGTTGGTTTTTGGCAACGAAACCAACGGCCTGAGCATCGACGAGCTGCAGCAATGTAACCTGCTGGTGACGATTCCGACCAATCCGCATTATTCTTCGCTGAACCTGGCACAGGCGGTGCAAGTATTGACCTATGAGTGCCGGATGGCGGTGAACCGTTCGCTGGCCAATGTGGAAGAGCACCACCCGTTGGCCAGCCATGAGGCGGTGGAGCAGTTTTATCAGCATCTGGAAGCCGCATTGATCGACATCGGCTTCCTCAACCCGAAACACCCCAAACGGCTGATGCCGCGATTACGGCGGCTGTTTGGGCGCAAGCAACTGGAAAAAGAAGAAGTCGATATCCTGCGCGGCATTGTCCGCGCCATGCGCGAGGGAAGGGGTTCGGATGGACTGGAGCAATGA